Proteins from a genomic interval of Marmoricola sp. OAE513:
- a CDS encoding NAD(P)/FAD-dependent oxidoreductase has protein sequence MRSPKVAVVGAGMSGICLGALLLRDGIDDFTIYEKTDDAGGTWRDNTYPGIACDVPSRFYQYTFARNPDWSRVMAPGAEIHAYFDRVSRELGVRSHIRFGTEVAMVAWTGERWLVTSSDGAAEEYDFVVSATGILHHPRYPEIPGLEDFAGSAFHSARWDHSVPLDGARVALIGTGSTGAQIIGNLADRVEKLTVLQRTPHWVMQMKNPETSRFNAWLHRTVPAYDRLTYHGWRLFIESFSPALLHPGPIRRFGSWQIRRQLRKVKDPVLREALTPPTEPMCRRLVISSNFYDAIQKPTVEVVTASIERIEPEGVRTSDGVLHPCDVLVLATGFDAHAYLRPIAMTGPDGTTLEDAWASYPHAYRTVAVPGFPNFFMFMGPNSPVGNYSLVAIAEAQAGYMLDWIRRWQRAEIDSMAPTTQATDAFYDEIAAATPDTVWATGCTSWYLGEAGNLEVFPWAPKRFRALMSEIEDEDFATTPAAR, from the coding sequence ATGCGCAGCCCCAAGGTCGCCGTCGTCGGCGCGGGAATGTCCGGGATCTGCCTGGGAGCACTGCTCCTCCGCGACGGCATCGACGACTTCACGATCTACGAGAAGACCGACGACGCGGGCGGGACCTGGCGCGACAACACCTATCCCGGCATCGCCTGCGACGTGCCCTCCCGGTTCTACCAGTACACCTTCGCGCGGAACCCCGACTGGAGCCGGGTGATGGCGCCCGGTGCGGAGATCCACGCGTACTTCGACCGGGTCTCCCGGGAGCTGGGCGTCCGCAGCCACATCCGGTTCGGGACCGAGGTCGCGATGGTCGCCTGGACGGGTGAACGATGGCTCGTGACCTCGAGCGACGGCGCCGCGGAGGAGTACGACTTCGTGGTCTCGGCGACCGGGATCCTGCACCACCCGCGCTACCCCGAGATCCCCGGACTCGAGGACTTCGCCGGTTCGGCGTTCCACTCGGCGCGCTGGGACCACAGCGTGCCCCTGGACGGGGCGCGGGTCGCGCTCATCGGCACCGGCTCGACAGGTGCTCAGATCATCGGCAACCTCGCCGACCGCGTCGAGAAGCTCACCGTGCTCCAGCGCACGCCCCACTGGGTCATGCAGATGAAGAACCCGGAGACCTCGCGGTTCAACGCCTGGTTGCACCGCACCGTCCCGGCGTACGACCGCCTGACATACCACGGCTGGAGACTCTTCATCGAGTCGTTCTCCCCCGCCCTGCTCCATCCCGGTCCGATCCGTCGGTTCGGGAGCTGGCAGATCCGACGGCAGCTGAGGAAGGTGAAGGACCCTGTTCTTCGCGAGGCGCTGACGCCGCCCACTGAGCCGATGTGCCGACGGCTGGTGATCTCGTCGAACTTCTACGACGCGATCCAGAAGCCGACCGTCGAGGTCGTCACTGCGAGCATCGAGCGGATCGAGCCCGAGGGAGTCCGCACCAGCGACGGTGTCCTGCACCCGTGCGACGTCCTGGTGCTCGCCACCGGCTTCGACGCGCACGCCTACCTGCGGCCGATCGCGATGACCGGTCCTGACGGGACCACCCTGGAAGACGCCTGGGCGTCGTACCCGCACGCGTACCGGACCGTCGCCGTGCCCGGCTTTCCGAACTTCTTCATGTTCATGGGTCCGAACTCTCCGGTCGGCAACTACTCCCTGGTGGCGATCGCGGAGGCACAGGCGGGCTACATGCTCGACTGGATCCGGCGGTGGCAGCGCGCGGAGATCGACTCGATGGCACCGACGACTCAGGCGACCGACGCGTTCTACGACGAGATCGCCGCGGCGACGCCCGACACCGTCTGGGCGACCGGCTGCACCAGCTGGTACCTCGGCGAGGCCGGCAACCTCGAGGTCTTCCCGTGGGCGCCGAAGCGGTTCCGGGCGCTGATGAGCGAGATCGAGGACGAGGACTTCGCGACGACCCCCGCCGCACGCTGA
- a CDS encoding alpha/beta hydrolase family protein translates to MKRAFLAVLVLGLLAVPSLVSAQPAATGPAGTASAIRVVSEQRESARVTKFKVTTPSLAMSAKVPLRINVVLPTDYAAHPKRRYPVLYALPGTSNLADVWLTNLDTVNLTKALPVIVVVPDGTYDADGGGFYTNWADRRTSRGVADWETFHTAELVRWVDQRYRTIPNRTGRAILGISQGGFGSMSYAARHPDLYGAAASFSGATAIYDNPVCRLGASVLIAGIMVGLNGVQPFAPFGDPLGNAANWKARDPASNVAKLSGTYVEIYTSSGLPGKDDLTDPAVVGTVALETVLHASNLCFKQAADRAGVKIGWHDYPYGTHAWMYGDRSLKDYLPRLMAFFRDARS, encoded by the coding sequence ATGAAGCGTGCGTTCCTCGCGGTCCTGGTGCTCGGCCTTCTCGCCGTCCCGTCGCTGGTCTCGGCCCAGCCCGCGGCCACTGGTCCAGCCGGGACAGCGAGCGCGATCCGGGTCGTGAGCGAGCAACGGGAGTCGGCACGGGTGACCAAGTTCAAGGTCACGACGCCCTCGCTCGCGATGTCCGCGAAGGTCCCGCTCCGGATCAACGTCGTCCTGCCGACGGACTACGCCGCGCACCCGAAGCGCCGCTACCCGGTTCTCTACGCCCTCCCGGGAACCAGCAACCTCGCTGACGTCTGGCTCACCAACCTCGACACGGTGAACCTGACCAAGGCGCTCCCGGTCATCGTCGTCGTCCCGGACGGCACCTACGACGCGGACGGTGGTGGTTTCTACACGAACTGGGCGGACCGGCGCACGAGCAGGGGCGTCGCCGACTGGGAGACGTTCCACACCGCGGAGCTCGTCAGGTGGGTCGACCAGCGCTACCGCACCATCCCCAACCGGACCGGCCGCGCGATCCTCGGCATCTCCCAGGGCGGCTTCGGCTCGATGTCGTACGCGGCGCGTCACCCCGATCTCTACGGCGCTGCAGCGTCGTTCTCGGGCGCGACGGCGATCTACGACAACCCCGTCTGCCGCCTGGGCGCCTCGGTGCTGATCGCCGGGATCATGGTCGGCCTCAACGGCGTGCAGCCGTTCGCGCCGTTCGGCGACCCGCTCGGCAATGCCGCGAACTGGAAGGCGCGCGACCCCGCCTCGAACGTGGCGAAGCTGTCCGGGACGTACGTCGAGATCTACACCAGCAGCGGCCTGCCCGGGAAGGACGACCTCACCGATCCGGCGGTGGTCGGCACGGTCGCCCTGGAGACGGTGCTGCACGCGTCCAACCTGTGCTTCAAGCAGGCGGCCGACCGCGCCGGCGTGAAGATCGGCTGGCACGACTACCCGTACGGGACCCACGCCTGGATGTACGGCGACCGGTCGTTGAAGGACTACCTGCCGAGACTGATGGCGTTCTTTCGGGACGCCAGGTCCTGA
- a CDS encoding dihydrofolate reductase family protein has product MSLVRIHNFSISLDGFGSGEPQSLETPFGHAGQRLHRWMMATKFWDAENGSAGLDNDFAERHSIGFGAEIMGSNKFGPPGWQDDPDWQGWWGPNPPFHTPVYVLTHRPRESFELEGGNVFHFLDASPAEALAVAREAAGELDVRIGGGASVVRDFLAAGLVDQMHVVQVPILLGRGARLWDGLEGLEETFTIEAVPSPSGVTHLSFTRKV; this is encoded by the coding sequence GTGTCACTCGTACGGATTCACAACTTCTCGATCTCCCTCGACGGTTTCGGCAGCGGTGAGCCGCAGTCGCTCGAGACACCGTTCGGCCACGCCGGACAGCGGCTGCACCGGTGGATGATGGCTACCAAATTCTGGGACGCCGAGAACGGCAGCGCCGGTCTCGACAACGACTTCGCCGAGCGGCACAGCATCGGCTTCGGTGCCGAGATCATGGGGTCGAACAAGTTCGGACCTCCGGGCTGGCAGGACGACCCGGACTGGCAGGGCTGGTGGGGGCCGAACCCGCCGTTCCACACGCCGGTCTACGTCCTGACCCACCGCCCGCGGGAGTCCTTCGAGCTCGAGGGTGGGAACGTCTTCCACTTCCTCGACGCGTCCCCGGCGGAGGCGTTGGCGGTCGCGCGCGAGGCGGCCGGCGAGCTCGACGTACGGATCGGCGGAGGCGCGAGCGTGGTCCGGGACTTCCTCGCCGCCGGGCTCGTCGACCAGATGCACGTGGTCCAGGTGCCGATCCTGCTGGGCCGTGGTGCTCGCCTCTGGGACGGGCTCGAAGGCCTCGAGGAGACCTTCACCATCGAAGCCGTCCCTTCGCCGAGCGGGGTCACCCACCTGAGCTTCACCCGCAAGGTGTGA
- a CDS encoding serine hydrolase, with the protein MRRSRKILLSVVAAVLVLLVGGYWYERPMLLTGTGYAAHNACALKSVADRADAEDDLPPNPLVPVLKAQADGDGAKASILGLLAKKRAWSTPGFGCTISDEPPSLPKATAVSSTGNPFTDAVVTAPSAAVTAALADGFGDDLSKGKREDLGTRAILVAKDGKLVAERYAKGFDATTPQLGWSITKSITSLMVGRLVIEGKVRLDDDHLRPEWKDDRANITVRQLLQMTSGLDWDETYSLGTPITKMLYAEPDMGKYVASQELDHDPGTHLQYSSGSTTLLCSILAQDNGGANFPRQTLFSPLGLSSAVMEVDGSGTPVCSSYMWASPRDWAAVGQFALQDGVWNGTRLLPKGWMDASTIAVDVKENEDPGYATGWWANERADGTLFAKELPADTYFGEGHDGQWLVVVPSQKLVVVRLGFTPTELDERVTSMTADLITALATPTA; encoded by the coding sequence ATGCGCCGCTCCCGCAAGATCCTGCTCTCGGTCGTCGCCGCCGTGCTGGTTCTCCTGGTCGGCGGTTACTGGTACGAGCGGCCGATGCTGCTGACCGGCACCGGGTACGCCGCGCACAACGCCTGCGCACTGAAGTCGGTCGCCGACCGCGCCGACGCCGAGGACGACCTCCCGCCCAACCCGCTCGTCCCCGTCCTCAAGGCGCAGGCCGACGGGGACGGCGCCAAGGCCAGCATCCTGGGTCTGCTCGCGAAGAAGCGCGCCTGGTCGACGCCGGGCTTCGGTTGCACGATCTCCGACGAACCGCCCAGCCTTCCGAAGGCGACAGCGGTGAGCTCGACGGGCAACCCGTTCACCGACGCGGTCGTGACTGCTCCGTCGGCTGCCGTCACTGCTGCTCTGGCGGACGGCTTTGGCGACGACCTGTCGAAGGGCAAGCGCGAGGATCTCGGCACTCGCGCGATCCTGGTGGCGAAGGACGGCAAGCTCGTCGCCGAGCGTTACGCGAAGGGATTCGACGCGACGACGCCGCAGCTGGGGTGGTCGATCACCAAGAGCATCACCAGCCTGATGGTCGGCAGGCTGGTGATCGAGGGGAAGGTCCGGCTCGACGACGACCACCTTCGTCCGGAGTGGAAGGACGACCGCGCGAACATCACCGTGCGGCAGCTGCTGCAGATGACCAGCGGTCTGGACTGGGACGAGACCTACTCGCTCGGCACGCCGATCACCAAGATGCTCTACGCCGAGCCCGACATGGGCAAGTACGTCGCGTCCCAAGAGCTCGACCACGACCCTGGTACCCACCTGCAGTACTCCAGCGGGAGCACCACCCTGCTCTGCTCGATCCTCGCCCAGGACAACGGCGGCGCGAACTTCCCGCGGCAGACCTTGTTCTCACCGCTCGGCCTGTCCAGCGCGGTCATGGAGGTTGACGGCTCCGGCACCCCGGTCTGCAGCTCCTACATGTGGGCCAGCCCTCGCGACTGGGCGGCGGTCGGCCAGTTCGCGCTGCAGGACGGCGTCTGGAACGGGACCCGGCTGCTGCCCAAGGGCTGGATGGACGCCTCCACCATCGCGGTGGACGTGAAGGAGAACGAGGACCCCGGCTACGCCACGGGATGGTGGGCGAACGAGCGCGCCGACGGCACCTTGTTCGCCAAGGAGCTGCCGGCCGACACCTACTTCGGCGAGGGTCATGACGGGCAGTGGCTGGTCGTCGTACCGTCGCAGAAGCTGGTCGTCGTGCGGCTCGGCTTCACGCCGACCGAGCTCGACGAGCGGGTGACGTCGATGACGGCGGACCTGATCACGGCGCTGGCGACACCGACGGCTTAA
- a CDS encoding TetR/AcrR family transcriptional regulator, with translation MTVTDRDGFYRAAMRVLARDGREGLKINALCAELGVTTGSFHHWFAGWPGFVEYLLERWEQEETLRLAEIAAQQSSATEQIDTLRRFALSFPHDAEAAIRSWAHLDADVAAVQRRVDTARETAIFEAMVEAVPDPALRRTRASLALAVLIGYQQRHDVPEAPTLQVLLDELLLLQGLTEAQQTS, from the coding sequence ATGACCGTCACCGATCGCGACGGGTTCTACCGTGCCGCGATGCGCGTGCTGGCCCGCGACGGTCGCGAGGGGCTGAAGATCAACGCGCTCTGCGCCGAGCTCGGGGTCACCACGGGTTCCTTCCACCACTGGTTCGCCGGGTGGCCCGGTTTCGTCGAGTACCTGCTCGAGCGCTGGGAGCAGGAGGAGACCCTCCGGCTGGCAGAGATCGCCGCCCAGCAGTCGAGTGCGACCGAGCAGATCGACACGCTGCGGCGCTTCGCGCTGAGCTTCCCGCACGACGCCGAGGCGGCGATCCGCTCGTGGGCGCACCTCGATGCCGACGTGGCTGCGGTCCAGCGCCGGGTCGACACGGCGCGCGAGACGGCGATCTTCGAGGCGATGGTCGAGGCCGTGCCGGATCCTGCGCTGCGGCGTACCCGGGCCTCGCTCGCCCTGGCCGTGCTGATCGGCTACCAGCAGCGCCACGACGTTCCGGAGGCGCCGACCCTGCAGGTGCTGCTCGACGAGCTGCTCCTGCTGCAGGGCCTGACCGAGGCGCAGCAGACTTCGTAG
- a CDS encoding oxygenase MpaB family protein yields the protein MLNRYANRDRIAAMDPATHAREIYTVTAYREFPWDVPQALGLALFRTYAVPSIGEVLYGTGEFTEKTQKRYDDTVMLIDAAIEHGMEHPRGRAAVRRMNQMHRAYDISNDDMLYVLCTFVVEPIRWIDRWGWRATTAAEREASAAVYRNLGGHMGISDMPTTYDEFAAFQDAYEAEHFRWSRGGHHVAVATLELLTTFRPFSFFPTPVVKRLAYGLLDDPLLRALGLPRPTRVERLITRAIFRGRARIERFLPPRRKDKLARDLTSVRTYPKSVRGTFPLDEVGTFPGCPVNHDVSATG from the coding sequence ATGCTGAACCGCTACGCGAACCGCGACCGGATCGCAGCGATGGACCCCGCGACCCACGCCCGCGAGATCTACACCGTGACGGCGTACCGGGAGTTCCCCTGGGACGTGCCGCAGGCGCTCGGGCTCGCGCTCTTCCGCACGTACGCCGTGCCGAGCATCGGCGAGGTCCTCTACGGCACGGGTGAGTTCACCGAGAAGACCCAGAAGCGGTACGACGACACCGTCATGCTCATCGACGCCGCCATCGAGCACGGCATGGAGCACCCGCGGGGCCGCGCCGCAGTCCGACGGATGAACCAGATGCACCGCGCGTACGACATCAGCAACGACGACATGCTGTACGTCCTGTGCACGTTCGTCGTCGAACCGATCCGGTGGATCGACCGGTGGGGCTGGCGCGCGACGACCGCCGCCGAGCGGGAGGCGAGCGCGGCGGTCTACCGGAACCTCGGCGGGCACATGGGCATCAGTGACATGCCGACGACGTACGACGAGTTCGCCGCCTTCCAGGACGCCTACGAGGCCGAGCACTTCCGCTGGTCCCGCGGCGGGCACCACGTCGCGGTCGCGACGCTGGAGCTGCTCACGACCTTCCGGCCGTTCAGCTTCTTCCCCACCCCGGTGGTGAAGCGGCTCGCCTACGGTCTGCTCGACGACCCGTTGCTGCGCGCGCTCGGCCTGCCTCGACCGACGCGGGTCGAGCGGCTCATCACCCGGGCGATCTTCCGCGGACGCGCACGGATCGAGCGCTTCCTGCCGCCGCGCCGGAAGGACAAGCTGGCCCGCGACCTGACCAGCGTCCGGACCTACCCCAAGTCGGTCCGCGGTACGTTCCCGCTCGACGAGGTCGGCACGTTCCCCGGCTGCCCGGTCAACCACGACGTCTCTGCTACCGGCTGA
- a CDS encoding LLM class F420-dependent oxidoreductase, which produces MRLGMIVDYAGGFEETADLLVDYENAGLELAAVAEAYSFDAVSQLGYFAARTKKLELASAILQVYSRTPALLAMTAAGLDFVSGGRFTLGLGASGPQVVEGFHGLPYDAPLGRTRETIEICRKVWRREPLTYDGKHYTVPLPADQGTGLGKPLKLINHPLRERIPISVAALGPANVALVAELAESWQPLFFHPGHYREAWGEALDKGYAKRDPELGPLDVMLQVSFAVGDPTPTVLGKIRDQLALYIGGMGAADKNFYNQLAQRYGYVEEAAEIQRLYLSGQKAEAALAVPEELVRAVSLLGTENEIAEQLKEFAAAGVTTLLLNPMAPEAADRVRDVATLAGING; this is translated from the coding sequence ATGCGCCTGGGCATGATCGTCGACTACGCCGGCGGCTTCGAGGAGACCGCGGACCTACTGGTGGACTACGAGAACGCCGGCCTGGAGCTCGCTGCCGTCGCGGAGGCGTACTCCTTCGACGCGGTCAGCCAGCTCGGCTACTTCGCCGCGCGGACCAAGAAGCTCGAGCTCGCCTCCGCGATCCTGCAGGTGTACTCGCGCACCCCCGCGCTGCTCGCCATGACGGCGGCCGGCCTCGACTTCGTCTCCGGCGGACGGTTCACCCTCGGCCTCGGCGCGTCCGGACCGCAGGTGGTCGAGGGCTTCCACGGCCTCCCGTACGACGCTCCGCTCGGCCGGACCCGCGAGACCATCGAGATCTGCCGCAAGGTGTGGCGCCGCGAACCCCTGACCTACGACGGCAAGCACTACACGGTGCCGCTGCCGGCCGACCAGGGGACGGGACTGGGCAAGCCGCTCAAGCTGATCAACCACCCGCTGCGTGAGCGGATCCCGATCTCGGTCGCCGCTCTCGGGCCGGCCAACGTCGCCCTCGTCGCCGAGCTGGCCGAGTCCTGGCAGCCGTTGTTCTTCCACCCCGGTCACTACCGCGAGGCCTGGGGCGAGGCCCTCGACAAGGGCTACGCCAAGCGCGACCCCGAGCTCGGCCCGCTCGACGTGATGCTGCAGGTGTCCTTCGCCGTCGGCGACCCGACCCCCACCGTGCTCGGCAAGATCCGCGACCAGCTCGCGCTCTACATCGGGGGCATGGGTGCTGCGGACAAGAACTTCTACAACCAGCTCGCCCAGCGCTACGGCTACGTCGAGGAGGCGGCCGAGATCCAGCGGCTCTACCTCTCGGGCCAGAAGGCCGAGGCCGCACTCGCGGTCCCCGAGGAGCTGGTCCGGGCGGTCTCCCTGCTCGGGACCGAGAACGAGATCGCCGAGCAGCTCAAGGAGTTTGCGGCTGCCGGCGTGACCACGCTCCTGCTGAACCCGATGGCACCCGAGGCCGCTGACCGGGTGCGCGACGTGGCGACGTTGGCCGGAATCAACGGCTGA
- a CDS encoding nuclear transport factor 2 family protein produces the protein MTSDRGSVTWLATDEPHPARDAQRNALRCAIAGDKQAWLDLWADECEIFDPVGPSIFDPEGLGHHGPTGIAHFWDVAIAPVSRFDVEVRTSYASGDSSAQEATFTTTFADGWSAAVDLVTVYRTDAAGLITSMRAYWELDKVRVTSAPATPR, from the coding sequence ATGACCTCCGACCGCGGATCCGTCACCTGGCTCGCGACCGACGAGCCGCACCCCGCGCGCGACGCCCAGCGCAACGCTCTGCGCTGCGCCATCGCCGGCGACAAGCAGGCGTGGCTCGACCTCTGGGCCGACGAGTGCGAGATCTTCGACCCGGTCGGTCCGTCGATCTTCGATCCCGAGGGCCTCGGTCACCACGGCCCGACCGGCATCGCGCACTTCTGGGACGTCGCGATCGCCCCGGTCTCGCGCTTCGACGTGGAGGTCCGGACGTCGTACGCCTCCGGTGACTCCTCGGCGCAGGAAGCCACCTTCACGACCACCTTCGCCGACGGATGGAGCGCCGCAGTCGACCTCGTCACCGTCTACCGGACCGACGCCGCCGGCCTGATCACCTCGATGCGCGCCTACTGGGAGCTGGACAAGGTCCGGGTCACTTCCGCGCCAGCGACGCCGCGGTGA
- a CDS encoding helix-turn-helix domain-containing protein: MVDLTVVVLEGAYPSSVAITLDLLGAAAHLAPRLGVATPTWRVCSVDGGQVELTGGTSVATTRLPRRSESSAWVVPGLGTDTLPAVRERLARPDARAAAAGLARHARAGGTVAASCSAVFLLGQAGLLEGRRVTTTWWLAPFLATDVPTCTVDADRMVCTDGNLITGGAALAQTDLMLTVLRRRYGTELTDAVARALLVDARQAQSPYVVPELLANGDEVVARVIAAVEAGLPDPPGVAALASGLSMSERTLARHVTRATGRSTLALIQAVKVRRARALLETSRLSVEQVALAVGYADPTALRRAMKKAVGATPSSYRAG; encoded by the coding sequence ATGGTTGATCTCACCGTCGTCGTCCTGGAGGGCGCCTACCCGAGCAGCGTGGCGATCACGCTCGACCTGCTCGGAGCCGCCGCCCATCTCGCCCCGCGGCTCGGGGTCGCCACGCCGACCTGGCGGGTCTGTTCCGTCGACGGCGGCCAGGTCGAGCTCACCGGCGGGACCAGCGTGGCGACGACCCGCTTGCCGCGACGGAGCGAGAGCTCGGCCTGGGTGGTCCCGGGCCTGGGGACCGACACCCTGCCCGCCGTCCGCGAACGCCTCGCCCGACCGGACGCGCGCGCGGCCGCTGCCGGGCTGGCGCGGCACGCTCGCGCAGGCGGCACGGTCGCCGCGTCCTGCTCAGCGGTCTTCCTCCTGGGGCAGGCCGGGTTGCTCGAGGGCCGACGCGTGACGACGACGTGGTGGTTGGCACCGTTCCTCGCGACCGACGTCCCGACCTGCACCGTCGACGCCGACCGGATGGTCTGCACCGACGGCAACCTGATCACCGGCGGCGCGGCGCTCGCACAGACCGACCTCATGCTCACCGTGCTCCGACGCCGCTACGGCACCGAGCTCACGGATGCGGTCGCGCGCGCACTGCTCGTCGACGCACGCCAGGCGCAGTCGCCGTACGTCGTGCCGGAGCTGCTCGCGAACGGGGACGAGGTCGTCGCCCGCGTGATCGCCGCGGTGGAAGCCGGGCTGCCGGACCCGCCCGGGGTCGCCGCCCTCGCCTCCGGGTTGTCGATGTCCGAGCGCACCCTGGCCCGGCACGTCACCCGCGCCACCGGGCGGAGCACGCTGGCGCTCATCCAGGCCGTCAAGGTCCGCCGCGCTCGAGCCCTGTTGGAGACGAGCCGGCTCAGCGTGGAGCAGGTGGCGCTGGCCGTCGGGTACGCCGACCCCACCGCGCTGCGGCGGGCGATGAAGAAGGCTGTCGGGGCGACACCGAGCAGCTACCGCGCCGGATGA
- a CDS encoding dienelactone hydrolase family protein has product MAVLDDALEDFARREVTLEGISKTVLVAGTGPAVVVLTEMPGISPHVARFARWVREAGFTVYLPSLFGRDGAYPEAAAGMEVLQRACMSAEFRAFASADSSPVTSWLRGLARLAHGECGGPGVGAIGMCFTGNFALTMTLEPAVLAPVLCQPSLPFDDPAGINMAPEELVEVAARIERDDLAVLAYRFEGDRHCRAERFAAYQAALGDRFTGMVLPDTAASPAPPPFFAEIVQTPHSVVTAHLIDEEGQPTVQARDEILAFFAARLRPA; this is encoded by the coding sequence ATGGCTGTGCTCGACGACGCGTTGGAGGACTTCGCGCGCCGCGAGGTGACCCTCGAGGGCATCTCCAAGACCGTGCTCGTCGCGGGCACCGGACCCGCCGTCGTGGTGCTCACCGAGATGCCCGGCATCAGCCCGCACGTCGCCCGGTTCGCGCGCTGGGTGCGGGAGGCGGGGTTCACCGTCTACCTGCCCTCGCTCTTCGGGCGTGACGGTGCGTACCCGGAAGCGGCCGCCGGAATGGAGGTGCTGCAGCGCGCGTGCATGAGCGCCGAGTTCCGGGCGTTCGCCTCCGCCGACTCCAGCCCGGTCACGTCCTGGCTCCGCGGGTTGGCACGGCTGGCGCACGGGGAGTGCGGTGGTCCCGGGGTGGGCGCGATCGGGATGTGCTTCACCGGCAACTTCGCGCTGACCATGACGCTGGAACCCGCCGTGCTGGCCCCGGTGCTGTGCCAGCCGTCGCTGCCGTTCGACGACCCCGCGGGGATCAACATGGCGCCCGAGGAGCTGGTCGAGGTCGCTGCCCGGATCGAGCGGGACGATCTCGCCGTCCTCGCGTACCGGTTCGAGGGCGACCGGCACTGCCGGGCCGAGCGGTTCGCGGCGTACCAGGCGGCGCTGGGCGATCGCTTCACCGGCATGGTCCTCCCCGACACCGCTGCCTCCCCGGCGCCACCGCCGTTCTTCGCCGAGATCGTGCAGACCCCGCACAGCGTCGTCACCGCCCACCTGATCGACGAGGAGGGTCAGCCGACGGTGCAGGCGCGCGACGAGATCCTGGCGTTCTTCGCTGCGCGCTTGAGACCGGCCTGA
- a CDS encoding carboxymuconolactone decarboxylase family protein: MLVDVPEGKDPISYVWGEMVPKIGMAAVKFSGAVYADSTLSLHEFEAARLMIAEVNGCIFCQDWRTDRDGVTVEAGFDDEVRNYATSTVLSERSRLAAEYAFRFATDHHNLDDEFWQRMFAHYSQNEVVELSMCLGSWIAFGRLNRVLGLDAACVLPAHTQEAVTTA, translated from the coding sequence ATGCTGGTCGACGTACCCGAGGGCAAGGACCCGATCTCCTACGTCTGGGGCGAGATGGTGCCCAAGATCGGCATGGCGGCGGTGAAGTTCTCCGGCGCCGTGTACGCCGACAGCACCCTGTCGCTGCACGAGTTCGAGGCCGCGCGGCTGATGATCGCCGAGGTCAACGGCTGCATCTTCTGCCAGGACTGGCGCACCGACCGCGACGGCGTGACCGTCGAGGCCGGTTTCGACGACGAGGTGCGCAACTACGCGACCTCCACCGTGCTGAGCGAGCGCAGCCGGCTCGCGGCCGAGTACGCCTTCCGCTTCGCCACCGACCACCACAACCTCGATGACGAGTTCTGGCAGCGGATGTTCGCGCACTACTCGCAGAACGAGGTCGTCGAGCTGAGCATGTGCCTCGGGTCGTGGATCGCCTTCGGTCGGCTGAACCGCGTGCTCGGACTCGACGCCGCGTGCGTCCTGCCCGCCCACACCCAGGAAGCCGTGACCACGGCGTAG